The following are from one region of the Neurospora crassa OR74A linkage group III, whole genome shotgun sequence genome:
- a CDS encoding DNA repair protein Rad9 → MVILNFTLSEEGVSVFHDALACMYKFSDDVCLEARRDKLTLTTLNISKSAYVCFTFAANRFFSRYHFEGNAQYRDRFFCQLYIRSLLSIFRSRQGGDSARDKDASIERCDVAIDDGPGKKSRLIARISCRNGITASHSLPFESKPPTHAKFEKDEAGNRWSISSSTLRQLMDHFGPGIELLDINTDDDDHVVNFTCFTDKVQKRGPHGNEAVLKKPLHTNISVEMAEFNEVEVQDKLHIIISVKDFRAILQHAQIISGELATYYSEPGRPMKLSYSADGILCEFILMTVGEQDAITQKHKNTRARASKTPKPGSGPGPGPASKPDGSVANNEAKDVPKPAQKPPQQKTPPQPRQTQFEIRPPPIPPRSPVAARTDRSDSPLFVEQGDEDRQWDPVDREDEEEMDNARVEWNATGEPVLLRHFPLVARKKMANIHSRTRRPCELAVYWQDRLCPVMSQTDLLGDSSQPSSFLRHVSCCLLCLFFC, encoded by the exons ATGGTAATCTTGAACTTCACGCTCAGCGAGGAGGGCGTGTCTGTTTTCCACGACGCCCTCGCCTGCATGTACAAGTTCAGTGATGATGTTTGCTTGGAAGCAAGAAGGGACAAG CTTACCTTGACTACTCTCAACATCTCAAAGTCAGCATACGTTTGCTTCACTTTTGCCGCTAACAGGTTCTTCTCCCGTTACCATTTCGAGGGGAATGCCCAGTATCGAGATAGATTCTTCTGCCAACTCTATATCCGG TCCCTCTTGTCCATCTTTCGGTCTCGCCAAGGTGGTGATTCTGCACGGGATAAAGATGCTTCCATCGAGCGCTGTGATGTTGCCATTGACGATGGCCCTGGCAAGAAGAGCCGGTTGATTGCCAGAATCTCTTGCAGGAACG GAATCACCGCGTCTCATTCTCTACCGTTCGAATCAAAGCCACCAACTCATGCCAAGTTTGAGAAGGACGAGGCTGGGAATCGTTGGTCGATCTCATCTAGCACACTGCGACAACTCATGGATCATTTCGGTCCGGGTATTGAATTGCTTGATATCAACACGGATGACGATGATCATGTTGTGAACTTTACCTGCTTCACGGACAAGGTGCAGAAACGCGGCCCTCATGGCAATGAAG CTGTCCTCAAGAAGCCGCTTCACACCAACATTTCTGTAGAAATGGCCGAGTTTAATGAGGTTGAAGTCCAAGACAAACTTCACATCATCATTAGTGTCAAGGATTTCCGAGCCATTCTGCAACACGCTCAAATAATCAGCGGAGAGCTCGCAACCTACTACTCGGAGCCCGGACGCCCGATGAAGTTATCTTATAGTGCGGACGGTATCCTGTGCGAGTTCATCCTCATGACGGTTGGAGAACAGGATGCCATCACTCAGAAGCACAAAAATACCAGGGCGAGGGCTTCAAAGACCCCAAAACCGGGTTCGGGTCCGGGACCGGGTCCTGCGTCTAAGCCCGACGGCTCTGTTGCAAACAATGAGGCCAAAGACGTTCCAAAACCAGCGCAGAAGCCTCCTCAACAAAAGACACCTCCACAACCACGACAGACACAATTTGAAATTCGACCACCACCCATACCGCCTCGAAGCCCGGTGGCCGCCAGGACTGATCGATCTGATTCGCCGTTATTCGTTGAGCAAGGCGACGAGGACCGGCAATGGGATCCCGTGGATcgtgaggatgaagaggagatgGACAACGCTAGAGTCGAGTGGAATGCAACGGGCGAGCCGGTACTTCTACGTCATTTCCCTCTAGTCGCCAGAAAAAAGATGGCTAACATCCACTCCAGAACCCGCCGTCCTTGCGAATTAGCAGTTTACTGGCAAGACCGGCTGTGCCCGGTAATGAGCCAGACAGACTTGCTGGGGGACTCGAGCCAACCCAGCAGCTTTCTGAGGCATGTATCTTGTTGTCTCCTATGTCTATTCTTTTGCTAA
- a CDS encoding DNA repair protein Rad9, variant, with translation MVILNFTLSEEGVSVFHDALACMYKFSDDVCLEARRDKLTLTTLNISKSAYVCFTFAANRFFSRYHFEGNAQYRDRFFCQLYIRSLLSIFRSRQGGDSARDKDASIERCDVAIDDGPGKKSRLIARISCRNGITASHSLPFESKPPTHAKFEKDEAGNRWSISSSTLRQLMDHFGPGIELLDINTDDDDHVVNFTCFTDKVQKRGPHGNEAVLKKPLHTNISVEMAEFNEVEVQDKLHIIISVKDFRAILQHAQIISGELATYYSEPGRPMKLSYSADGILCEFILMTVGEQDAITQKHKNTRARASKTPKPGSGPGPGPASKPDGSVANNEAKDVPKPAQKPPQQKTPPQPRQTQFEIRPPPIPPRSPVAARTDRSDSPLFVEQGDEDRQWDPVDREDEEEMDNARVEWNATGEPNPPSLRISSLLARPAVPGNEPDRLAGGLEPTQQLSEVRRFGLFSS, from the exons ATGGTAATCTTGAACTTCACGCTCAGCGAGGAGGGCGTGTCTGTTTTCCACGACGCCCTCGCCTGCATGTACAAGTTCAGTGATGATGTTTGCTTGGAAGCAAGAAGGGACAAG CTTACCTTGACTACTCTCAACATCTCAAAGTCAGCATACGTTTGCTTCACTTTTGCCGCTAACAGGTTCTTCTCCCGTTACCATTTCGAGGGGAATGCCCAGTATCGAGATAGATTCTTCTGCCAACTCTATATCCGG TCCCTCTTGTCCATCTTTCGGTCTCGCCAAGGTGGTGATTCTGCACGGGATAAAGATGCTTCCATCGAGCGCTGTGATGTTGCCATTGACGATGGCCCTGGCAAGAAGAGCCGGTTGATTGCCAGAATCTCTTGCAGGAACG GAATCACCGCGTCTCATTCTCTACCGTTCGAATCAAAGCCACCAACTCATGCCAAGTTTGAGAAGGACGAGGCTGGGAATCGTTGGTCGATCTCATCTAGCACACTGCGACAACTCATGGATCATTTCGGTCCGGGTATTGAATTGCTTGATATCAACACGGATGACGATGATCATGTTGTGAACTTTACCTGCTTCACGGACAAGGTGCAGAAACGCGGCCCTCATGGCAATGAAG CTGTCCTCAAGAAGCCGCTTCACACCAACATTTCTGTAGAAATGGCCGAGTTTAATGAGGTTGAAGTCCAAGACAAACTTCACATCATCATTAGTGTCAAGGATTTCCGAGCCATTCTGCAACACGCTCAAATAATCAGCGGAGAGCTCGCAACCTACTACTCGGAGCCCGGACGCCCGATGAAGTTATCTTATAGTGCGGACGGTATCCTGTGCGAGTTCATCCTCATGACGGTTGGAGAACAGGATGCCATCACTCAGAAGCACAAAAATACCAGGGCGAGGGCTTCAAAGACCCCAAAACCGGGTTCGGGTCCGGGACCGGGTCCTGCGTCTAAGCCCGACGGCTCTGTTGCAAACAATGAGGCCAAAGACGTTCCAAAACCAGCGCAGAAGCCTCCTCAACAAAAGACACCTCCACAACCACGACAGACACAATTTGAAATTCGACCACCACCCATACCGCCTCGAAGCCCGGTGGCCGCCAGGACTGATCGATCTGATTCGCCGTTATTCGTTGAGCAAGGCGACGAGGACCGGCAATGGGATCCCGTGGATcgtgaggatgaagaggagatgGACAACGCTAGAGTCGAGTGGAATGCAACGGGCGAGCCG AACCCGCCGTCCTTGCGAATTAGCAGTTTACTGGCAAGACCGGCTGTGCCCGGTAATGAGCCAGACAGACTTGCTGGGGGACTCGAGCCAACCCAGCAGCTTTCTGAG GTTCGGCGCTTTGGTTTATTTTCCTCTTGA
- a CDS encoding alpha-tubulin suppressor protein Aats1, which yields MLLLFALGSNGSGQLGIGHKEDVSVPKDAHFDADLPATASITKIVAGGNHTIILTTTGDIYWSGDPNTGACGKFTQTQISQPPRFHPVDISSVSTPQDPFRVGMVAAAWEASIFTRLDAQGRNTRVYSCGTGLKGELGLGTFIFRTATPSLIPDFPPPDTEVVDLAACMGHVVAVLSNGDVWGWGNGRKGQIGAPEDIVHSPRKIEGLGFKVVKAVCGKEFTCFLGSPESGNIMVLGSDKWGIRGEVPDQVVGWREVGASWGNLFILKGDGSLLSWGRNDHGQLAPANLPQTKHIAVGSEHALALSEEGDVTAWGWGEHGNCGPLSSSDVTKGQQNVIASSKFIPSGAKITTIGAGCATSWVAIQMPST from the coding sequence ATGCTGCTACTCTTCGCTCTTGGATCTAATGGCTCCGGCCAGCTAGGCATCGGCCACAAAGAAGACGTTTCCGTTCCAAAGGATGCCCATTTTGATGCAGACCTTCCGGCTACcgcctccatcaccaagatTGTTGCTGGAGGTAACCACACAATTATTTTGACTACGACCGGCGACATCTACTGGAGCGGAGACCCGAATACCGGTGCCTGTGGCAAGTTCACTCAAACACAAATTTCGCAGCCTCCTCGATTTCACCCGGTCGACATTTCATCTGTATCAACACCCCAAGACCCATTCAGGGTAGGTATGGTTGCAGCTGCCTGGGAAGCAAGCATCTTTACCCGCCTGGATGCCCAAGGTCGCAACACCAGAGTCTACTCTTGCGGCACCGGCCTGAAAGGCGAGTTGGGCTTGGGCACGTTCATCTTCCGTACGGCGACTCCGTCTCTGATTCCAGATTTTCCTCCCCCGGACACGGAAGTTGTCGATCTCGCCGCTTGTATGGGCCATGTCGTTGCAGTTTTAAGCAATGGTGACGTTTGGGGTTGGGGTAATGGCCGGAAGGGTCAGATCGGAGCGCCGGAGGATATTGTTCACTCACCCCGCAAAATCGAGGGTTTGGGCTTCAAGGTTGTGAAAGCGGTCTGTGGAAAGGAATTCACATGCTTTCTGGGAAGCCCTGAAAGCGGTAACATCATGGTCCTTGGTTCAGACAAATGGGGGATCAGGGGTGAAGTTCCGGACCAGGTTGTCGGATGGCGAGAGGTCGGTGCTAGTTGGGGCAACCTGTTCATCTTGAAGGGAGATGGAAGCTTATTGAGCTGGGGCCGTAATGACCATGGTCAACTCGCTCCCGCGAACCTACCCCAAACCAAACATATTGCGGTGGGGAGCGAACATGCACTGGCCTTGAGCGAGGAGGGCGACGTTACAGCCTGGGGCTGGGGTGAACACGGCAACTGCGGACCGCTCAGTAGTTCGGATGTCACAAAGGGTCAGCAGAACGTTATTGCGTCGTCGAAGTTCATTCCTTCGGGCGCTAAAATAACCACCATCGGGGCCGGCTGTGCCACCAGTTGGGTGGCAATACAGATGCCGTCAACTTAG
- a CDS encoding prephenate dehydrogenase, variant, translated as MACDREEKYDELVQEFEGNNNIQILRNGHFVSRASDYIIYSVEAAVIDRVVAQYGPSTKLGAIVGGQTSCKDPEIKAFEKYLPADVDIVSCHSLHGPNVDPKGQPLVLIKHRASDESFSKVEHVLSCLNSKVVYLSADEHDRITADTQAVTHAAFLSMGKAWHATKQFPWEGTRYVGGIENVKINLMLRIYAQKWHVYAGLAILNPEAHKQIAQFAKSTTELFQLMLEGHSDELRARVYAAKEKVFGAEGSPKWASKPLLRDDVLDQFSLRQPENGGPSAPSLPNNHLSLLAMVDCWSALGIVPYDHMICSTPLFRLWLGVTEHLFRTPGLLDECLKVGIEDRTFRRDDLQFTIAAAGWAECVGLRQFETWRERFAVTQAFFEPRFKGAVEVGNAMIKAVLASDEKD; from the exons ATGGCCTGCGATAGAGAAGAGAAATATGATGAGCTGGTACAAGAGTTCGAGGGGAAT AACAATATACAAATTCTCCGTAACGGTCATTTCGTGTCTCGCGCCAGCGATTATATCATCTACAGTGTTGAGGCGGCGGTCATCGATCGTGTCGTCGCCCAGTACGGTCCAT CGACCAAGCTCGGCGCTATTGTTGGTGGCCAAACGTCCTGTAAAGATCCTGAGATCAAGGCTTTCGAAAAGTACCTGCCCGCCGACGTTGACATCGTATCCTGCCACTCCCTTCACGGCCCCAATGTCGATCCCAAGGGCCAGCCGCTGGTGCTCATCAAGCATCGCGCCTCCGACGAATCTTTCTCCAAGGTTGAGCACGTACTCTCCTGCCTTAACTCCAAGGTTGTCTACCTGAGTGCCGATGAACATGACCGCATCACGGCCGATACCCAAGCCGTCACCCACGCCGCTTTCCTCAGCATGGGCAAGGCCTGGCATGCAACCAAGCAATTCCCCTGGGAGGGAACCCGTTATGTCGGCGGCATCGAAAACGTCAAGATCAACCTCATGCTCCGCATCTATGCCCAAAAGTGGCACGTCTACGCCGGcctcgccatcctcaacCCCGAAGCACACAAGCAGATTGCCCAGTTCGCCAAGTCCACCACCGAGCTGTTCCAACTTATGCTGGAGGGTCATAGCGACGAGCTTCGCGCCCGCGTGTACGCCGCCAAGGAAAAAGTCTTCGGTGCCGAAGGAAGCCCCAAGTGGGCGAGCAAACCTCTCCTCCGTGACGATGTGCTCGACCAGTTCAGCCTCCGCCAGCCGGAAAATGGCGGCCCTTCGGCTCCCTCCTTGCCCAACAACCACCTCTCGCTGCTTGCCATGGTCGACTGCTGGAGCGCTCTGGGAATCGTGCCGTACGACCACATGATCTGCTCGACTCCCCTGTTCCGACTCTGGCTGGGCGTCACCGAGCACTTGTTCAGGACCCCAGGCTTGCTGGATGAGTGCCTGAAGGTCGGCATCGAGGATCGGACTTTCAGAAGGGATGACTTGCAGTTCACCATTGCGGCGGCGGGCTGGGCCGAGTGTGTGGGTCTGAGGCAATTCGAGA
- a CDS encoding prephenate dehydrogenase yields the protein MASTSESPNMTGFTVGLIGMGDMGKMYARRLSSAGWRIMACDREEKYDELVQEFEGNNNIQILRNGHFVSRASDYIIYSVEAAVIDRVVAQYGPSTKLGAIVGGQTSCKDPEIKAFEKYLPADVDIVSCHSLHGPNVDPKGQPLVLIKHRASDESFSKVEHVLSCLNSKVVYLSADEHDRITADTQAVTHAAFLSMGKAWHATKQFPWEGTRYVGGIENVKINLMLRIYAQKWHVYAGLAILNPEAHKQIAQFAKSTTELFQLMLEGHSDELRARVYAAKEKVFGAEGSPKWASKPLLRDDVLDQFSLRQPENGGPSAPSLPNNHLSLLAMVDCWSALGIVPYDHMICSTPLFRLWLGVTEHLFRTPGLLDECLKVGIEDRTFRRDDLQFTIAAAGWAECVGLRQFETWRERFAVTQAFFEPRFKGAVEVGNAMIKAVLASDEKD from the exons ATGGCTTCGACATCGGAATCCCCCAATATGACCGGCTTCACTGTCGGTCTGATTGGGATGGGCGATATGGGCAAGATGTATGCCCGGAGACTTAGCAGCGCAGGTTGGAG GATCATGGCCTGCGATAGAGAAGAGAAATATGATGAGCTGGTACAAGAGTTCGAGGGGAAT AACAATATACAAATTCTCCGTAACGGTCATTTCGTGTCTCGCGCCAGCGATTATATCATCTACAGTGTTGAGGCGGCGGTCATCGATCGTGTCGTCGCCCAGTACGGTCCAT CGACCAAGCTCGGCGCTATTGTTGGTGGCCAAACGTCCTGTAAAGATCCTGAGATCAAGGCTTTCGAAAAGTACCTGCCCGCCGACGTTGACATCGTATCCTGCCACTCCCTTCACGGCCCCAATGTCGATCCCAAGGGCCAGCCGCTGGTGCTCATCAAGCATCGCGCCTCCGACGAATCTTTCTCCAAGGTTGAGCACGTACTCTCCTGCCTTAACTCCAAGGTTGTCTACCTGAGTGCCGATGAACATGACCGCATCACGGCCGATACCCAAGCCGTCACCCACGCCGCTTTCCTCAGCATGGGCAAGGCCTGGCATGCAACCAAGCAATTCCCCTGGGAGGGAACCCGTTATGTCGGCGGCATCGAAAACGTCAAGATCAACCTCATGCTCCGCATCTATGCCCAAAAGTGGCACGTCTACGCCGGcctcgccatcctcaacCCCGAAGCACACAAGCAGATTGCCCAGTTCGCCAAGTCCACCACCGAGCTGTTCCAACTTATGCTGGAGGGTCATAGCGACGAGCTTCGCGCCCGCGTGTACGCCGCCAAGGAAAAAGTCTTCGGTGCCGAAGGAAGCCCCAAGTGGGCGAGCAAACCTCTCCTCCGTGACGATGTGCTCGACCAGTTCAGCCTCCGCCAGCCGGAAAATGGCGGCCCTTCGGCTCCCTCCTTGCCCAACAACCACCTCTCGCTGCTTGCCATGGTCGACTGCTGGAGCGCTCTGGGAATCGTGCCGTACGACCACATGATCTGCTCGACTCCCCTGTTCCGACTCTGGCTGGGCGTCACCGAGCACTTGTTCAGGACCCCAGGCTTGCTGGATGAGTGCCTGAAGGTCGGCATCGAGGATCGGACTTTCAGAAGGGATGACTTGCAGTTCACCATTGCGGCGGCGGGCTGGGCCGAGTGTGTGGGTCTGAGGCAATTCGAGA